From Neisseria musculi, the proteins below share one genomic window:
- a CDS encoding ExbD/TolR family protein, translating into MAFGSMNSGDDTPMADINVTPLVDVMLVLLIVFMITMPVLTHSIPLQLPTASENIKQETQPKEPLRLSIDADGAYVLGAESTTKLGLEEITEQLKQAKAENADLIVAIAADKRVEYDSVAQALHSAREAGISKIGFITETDSGR; encoded by the coding sequence CGACATCAACGTTACCCCGTTGGTAGATGTGATGCTGGTGTTGCTGATTGTGTTTATGATCACCATGCCCGTGCTTACCCACTCGATTCCGCTGCAACTGCCTACCGCATCGGAAAACATCAAGCAGGAAACCCAGCCCAAAGAGCCGCTGCGGCTGAGCATTGATGCCGATGGGGCTTATGTGCTCGGTGCGGAGTCCACAACCAAACTGGGTTTGGAAGAGATTACCGAGCAGCTCAAACAGGCCAAAGCCGAAAACGCCGATTTAATCGTGGCCATCGCTGCCGACAAACGCGTGGAATATGATTCGGTTGCCCAAGCGCTGCACTCCGCCAGAGAAGCCGGCATCAGCAAAATCGGCTTCATCACCGAAACCGATTCGGGCAGATAG